Proteins encoded by one window of Maliibacterium massiliense:
- a CDS encoding KH domain-containing protein, producing the protein MEELLTFLAQSLVDKPESVDVRRVEDDATITLELRVAPEDMGRVIGKQGRIAKAIRTVMKASASREKKKVMVEIVG; encoded by the coding sequence ATGGAAGAACTCTTAACGTTCCTTGCGCAGTCGCTCGTAGACAAGCCTGAGAGCGTGGACGTCCGCCGCGTGGAGGACGACGCCACCATCACCTTGGAGCTGCGTGTGGCACCGGAGGATATGGGTCGGGTGATCGGCAAACAGGGGCGCATCGCCAAGGCGATCCGCACCGTAATGAAGGCCAGCGCTTCGCGTGAAAAGAAAAAAGTCATGGTGGAGATCGTGGGCTGA
- the ffh gene encoding signal recognition particle protein, with amino-acid sequence MAFEGLNQKLQAVIRKLNGKGKLSEADVREAMREVRLALLEADVNFLVVKDFIKKVTARAVGQSVLESLTPGQQVIKIVHEELIALMGSTGAKLTFASKPPTVYLLCGLQGAGKTTLAGKLALSLKGQSKRPMLAACDIYRPAAIEQLQIVGQKADVPVFAMGTRPAVEIAQAAYAETVRKGCDVLIVDTAGRLHIDEALMDEIKAVRESVPTHQVLLVVDAMTGQDAVNVAKSFDEQLGIDGVILTKLDGDARGGAALSIRAVTGKPILYAGIGEKLTDIEPFHPDRMASRILGMGDVLTLIEKAQAAFDEKSAKDLEQKIRTQSFTLDDFLEQLQQMKKMGSMNELLAMMPGKLGGQLQGAEIDEKQTAHTEAIIRSMTMRERKTPEVIDASRKRRIAAGSGTSVGEVNQLLRSFEQMRKMMKQFSGMGRGKKKGRMKFPFM; translated from the coding sequence ATGGCCTTTGAAGGACTGAACCAGAAATTGCAGGCCGTCATCCGCAAGCTCAACGGCAAGGGCAAGCTGAGCGAGGCGGATGTGCGCGAGGCGATGCGCGAGGTGCGCCTGGCGCTGCTTGAGGCGGACGTAAACTTTCTGGTCGTAAAAGACTTTATCAAAAAGGTGACCGCGCGCGCGGTGGGCCAGTCGGTGCTGGAAAGCCTGACGCCCGGCCAGCAGGTCATCAAGATCGTGCACGAGGAGCTCATCGCGCTGATGGGCAGCACGGGCGCGAAATTGACATTTGCCTCCAAGCCCCCCACGGTGTACCTGCTCTGCGGCCTGCAGGGCGCGGGCAAAACCACGCTTGCGGGCAAGCTTGCGCTGTCGCTCAAGGGGCAGAGCAAGCGGCCCATGCTCGCCGCGTGCGATATCTACCGCCCCGCGGCCATCGAGCAGCTTCAGATCGTGGGTCAGAAGGCGGATGTGCCGGTCTTTGCAATGGGCACCCGCCCCGCGGTGGAGATCGCTCAGGCCGCCTATGCCGAGACGGTGCGCAAGGGGTGCGACGTGCTGATTGTGGATACCGCGGGCCGCCTGCACATCGACGAGGCGCTCATGGACGAGATCAAGGCAGTGCGCGAAAGCGTGCCCACCCACCAGGTGCTGCTGGTGGTGGACGCCATGACGGGCCAGGACGCGGTCAACGTGGCCAAGTCCTTTGACGAGCAGCTGGGCATCGACGGAGTGATCCTCACCAAGCTGGACGGTGATGCGCGCGGCGGCGCGGCGCTCTCCATCCGCGCGGTGACGGGCAAGCCCATTCTCTACGCGGGCATCGGCGAGAAGCTCACCGATATCGAGCCCTTTCATCCCGACCGGATGGCTTCGCGCATCCTGGGTATGGGCGACGTGCTCACCCTTATTGAAAAGGCGCAGGCCGCCTTTGATGAAAAGAGCGCCAAGGATTTGGAACAGAAGATCCGCACCCAGAGCTTTACGCTGGACGATTTTCTCGAGCAGCTGCAGCAGATGAAAAAGATGGGTTCCATGAACGAGCTGCTGGCCATGATGCCGGGCAAACTGGGCGGCCAGTTGCAGGGCGCTGAGATCGACGAAAAACAGACCGCGCACACCGAGGCGATCATCCGCTCCATGACCATGCGCGAGCGAAAGACGCCCGAGGTGATCGACGCCAGCCGCAAGCGGCGCATCGCTGCGGGTAGCGGCACGTCGGTGGGGGAGGTCAACCAGCTGCTGCGCTCCTTTGAGCAGATGCGCAAGATGATGAAGCAGTTCTCCGGCATGGGCCGCGGCAAGAAAAAGGGCCGCATGAAGTTCCCGTTTATGTAA
- a CDS encoding sigma factor-like helix-turn-helix DNA-binding protein → METNMEAKVRLSLLLGFYAPMLTQKQQRMMRLWIDEDLSLAEIAEREGISRQGVHDAVHRAAEALDDMESRLGVARRYLAFSRRAKALARILARIEGTAQTASLRDEALAALSQMQQLWEDDPWPLKD, encoded by the coding sequence ATGGAGACCAACATGGAAGCGAAAGTGCGCCTCAGCCTGCTGCTCGGCTTCTACGCGCCGATGCTTACGCAGAAGCAGCAGCGCATGATGCGCCTGTGGATTGACGAGGACCTCTCGCTTGCGGAGATTGCCGAGCGCGAGGGGATCAGCCGCCAGGGCGTGCACGATGCGGTGCACCGCGCCGCCGAGGCGCTGGACGATATGGAAAGCCGGCTGGGCGTCGCGCGCCGCTACCTTGCGTTTTCCCGCAGGGCCAAGGCGCTTGCGCGCATCCTTGCGCGCATCGAAGGGACGGCGCAAACGGCCAGCCTGCGCGACGAGGCACTTGCTGCTCTTTCCCAGATGCAGCAGTTATGGGAGGATGATCCATGGCCTTTGAAGGACTGA
- the ftsY gene encoding signal recognition particle-docking protein FtsY, producing the protein MEKKKGLFARVREGLSKTRKAFSEKIDQLVKYYTQMDDDFFDDLEALLISTDMGVATATQLVEALRAQVKQQKIGDAAQVRQMLCELITARLAADGAPGAIEKGSVVLVIGVNGVGKTTSIGKIASQLKSEGKSVLIAAADTFRAAAAEQLQTWGRRADVQVIRHEEGSDPAAVVFDAVASAKARGIDVLLIDTAGRLHNKKNLMNELEKINRVIAREYPEAKKETLLVLDATTGQNALSQAKTFGEAVGLTGVVLTKLDGTAKGGVVVAIQSELGVPVRYVGVGESIDDLQPFDAEAFAKALFV; encoded by the coding sequence ATGGAAAAGAAAAAAGGCCTCTTTGCACGGGTGCGCGAGGGCCTGAGTAAGACCCGCAAGGCGTTTTCAGAAAAGATCGATCAGCTGGTCAAGTACTATACCCAGATGGACGACGACTTTTTTGACGATCTGGAGGCGCTGCTCATCAGCACAGATATGGGCGTGGCCACGGCCACGCAGCTGGTGGAGGCGCTGCGCGCCCAGGTCAAACAGCAGAAGATCGGCGACGCCGCGCAGGTGCGCCAGATGCTCTGCGAGTTGATCACCGCGCGCCTGGCCGCGGACGGCGCGCCCGGCGCCATTGAAAAGGGAAGCGTGGTGCTGGTCATCGGCGTCAACGGCGTGGGCAAGACCACCAGCATCGGCAAGATCGCATCGCAGCTCAAATCCGAGGGCAAGAGCGTGCTCATCGCGGCGGCGGATACCTTCCGCGCGGCGGCCGCAGAGCAGCTGCAGACCTGGGGCAGGCGCGCCGATGTGCAGGTGATCCGCCACGAGGAGGGCTCCGACCCCGCCGCCGTGGTGTTTGACGCCGTCGCCTCCGCCAAGGCGCGGGGCATCGACGTGCTGCTGATCGACACGGCGGGCCGCCTGCACAACAAAAAGAATTTAATGAACGAGCTGGAGAAGATCAATCGCGTCATCGCGCGGGAGTACCCCGAGGCCAAAAAGGAGACGCTGCTGGTGCTGGACGCCACCACCGGCCAGAACGCGCTCAGCCAGGCCAAGACCTTCGGCGAGGCCGTGGGCCTAACCGGCGTGGTGCTCACCAAACTTGACGGCACCGCAAAAGGGGGCGTGGTAGTGGCCATCCAATCGGAATTGGGTGTTCCGGTGCGCTATGTGGGGGTTGGAGAGAGTATTGACGACCTGCAGCCCTTTGACGCGGAGGCGTTCGCCAAGGCGCTGTTTGTCTAG
- the rimM gene encoding ribosome maturation factor RimM (Essential for efficient processing of 16S rRNA), which translates to MRKLAQHLVIGQVLKPQGVRGELKIKPITDDPLRFEGMDHVYLEQQGQMVCKRCHTVRVHDGFAYLRIEGVFDRDRAEQLRGALLYVDRAHAAPLATGRYYIVDLIGCAVVNAQGEALGTLREVIQTGANDVYVIDGEKGHFMLPALKSVLLAVDIDQGVITVDESALLEVDAGAY; encoded by the coding sequence ATGCGCAAACTTGCACAGCACCTGGTGATCGGCCAGGTGCTTAAACCCCAGGGCGTGCGCGGGGAACTGAAGATAAAGCCCATCACCGACGACCCCCTGCGCTTTGAGGGAATGGACCACGTTTATCTGGAGCAACAGGGGCAGATGGTGTGCAAGCGCTGCCACACGGTGCGCGTGCACGATGGCTTTGCCTATCTGCGCATCGAGGGCGTATTTGACCGGGACCGTGCCGAACAGCTGCGCGGTGCGCTGCTCTATGTGGACCGCGCACACGCCGCGCCGCTTGCCACGGGGCGCTACTATATCGTGGATTTGATCGGCTGCGCAGTGGTAAACGCGCAAGGGGAGGCGCTGGGCACCCTGCGCGAGGTCATCCAGACCGGCGCAAACGACGTCTACGTGATCGACGGCGAAAAGGGCCATTTTATGCTGCCCGCCCTGAAAAGCGTGCTGCTTGCGGTGGACATTGACCAGGGCGTCATCACCGTGGACGAAAGCGCGCTGCTGGAGGTGGATGCGGGTGCATATTGA
- the rpsP gene encoding 30S ribosomal protein S16 produces the protein MAVRIRLKRMGAKKAPFYRVVVADSRSPRDGRFIEEIGYYNPVSDPVELKIDMEKANAWISKGAQPSDTVRALLKKSSEAAE, from the coding sequence ATGGCAGTTCGTATTCGTCTCAAGAGAATGGGTGCAAAAAAGGCACCTTTCTACCGCGTTGTGGTTGCGGATTCCCGCTCGCCGCGCGACGGCCGCTTCATTGAGGAGATCGGTTACTACAACCCCGTGAGCGATCCCGTGGAGCTCAAAATCGACATGGAGAAGGCCAACGCGTGGATCAGCAAGGGCGCGCAGCCTTCCGATACGGTGCGCGCGTTGCTCAAAAAAAGCAGCGAGGCGGCTGAATAA